One Anopheles marshallii chromosome 3, idAnoMarsDA_429_01, whole genome shotgun sequence genomic region harbors:
- the LOC128714559 gene encoding clavesin-2-like, which yields MTSQVAATNYSIEKRPASYDQYEFTLSDQYRNIAKEELREDDEIREQSLGQMREWIAKHPYIRKCRTDASFLLRFLRFRKYSVPMACEALERYLAMRETFPAWFKKLDCNDPVLRELLEDGMFAKLGQDSDGRMVIMLRVKLLNPDKFGPMEQGRLVALIIETLLEWEELQIGGFRVMIDFTDTVMKHYGLWGVTDMKIFMDAINRSYPIRFREINGAKFPKFAASILNLLLTFASPKLKERIVCHNTVLEMKGKLEPSLLPKSYGGDLDTDELGRKFIKHLENRRSVILALDDMEIDVAHYSSLWNQSNLVENEVEGGVAGSFRKLNVD from the exons ATGACATCCCAAGTAGCAGCAACTAACTATTCCATCGAAAAACGTCCGGCAAGTTACGATCAGTATGAGTTTACTTTGTCCGATCAGTACCGTAATATAGCGAAGGAGGAACTTCGGGAAGATGACGAGATCCGCGAGCAATCGTTAGGGCAAATGCGTGAATGGATTGCCAAACATCCGTACATCCGCAAGTGTCGCACGGATGCATCCTTTCTTCTACGTTTTCTGCGATTTCGGAAGTATTCAGTGCCGATGGCTTGTGAAGCTTTGGAGCGATATCTTGCGATGCGTGAAACGTTTCCTGCGTGGTTCAAAAAATTGGACTGCAATGATCCTGTGCTAAGAGAATTGCTCGAGGATGGTATGTTCGCAAAACTTGGCCAAGATTCGGATGGCCGTATGGTGATAATGTTGCGCGTCAAGCTGCTGAATCCAGACAAGTTCGGTCCAATGGAGCAGGGTCGTTTGGTGGCGCTGATAATCGAAACACTGTTGGAATGGGAAGAGTTACAGATCGGAGGATTCCGCGTGATGATCGATTTTACCGATACCGTCATGAAACACTATGGTTTGTGGGGCGTTACAGATATGAAGATCTTCATGGATGCGATCAACCGATCGTACCCGATTCGTTTCCGCGAGATTAATGGCGCGAAATTTCCGAAATTTGCCGCCTCGATCCTGAATTTGCTACTTACGTTCGCAAGCCCCAAGCTGAAGGAGAGAATCGTT TGTCACAATACGGTGTTGGAGATGAAGGGAAAATTGGAACCTTCACTACTACCAAAGTCGTACGGAGGAGATCTCGATACAGATGAGCTAGGGCGTAAGTTTATTAAACATCTAGAAAATCGTCGAAGTGTGATACTAGCGCTGGATGATATGGAAATCGATGTCGCACACTACTCATCGCTTTGGAATCAGTCaaatttggtggaaaatgaggTCGAGGGTGGTGTAGCTGGcagttttcggaaacttaatGTCGACTAG
- the LOC128712652 gene encoding retinaldehyde-binding protein 1-like produces MSGSISLASNALFRNQCFSFPLAAMATATDQSKLLSVDKCPSLYEANDVGVILPEVHRLIAQQELGETDERRKESLRLFREWIATHPHIRRCRTDALFLLRFLRARAYNLQAAQITLERYLTMRQLFRIWYENLDPADRYMRELVEDVRGCLPLGLDSKGRMVALVKVRSYDVTRFNCYHLGRLQHLLLEAFFDDVAVQIAGGVAIVDCEGATMGHFVCFKLSDIRNFMDCLAHALPVRVKEVHIVRLPRIGQALGNLVLSFAAEELRKRIFFHATMDDVLKHVDQDLLPVEYGGKACSEEITDSLKQRLSGKRDTLLLLDRMEIDVEPYTHLWRQTDESDVEFGMEID; encoded by the exons ATGTCAGGGTCTATTTCGCTCGCA TCGAATGCACTTTTCCGTAACCAGTGTTTCAGTTTCCCATTGGCTGCCATGGCTACTGCCACGGATCAAAGCAAGCTGCTGTCGGTGGACAAGTGTCCTTCTCTGTACGAGGCAAACGATGTCGGTGTCATACTACCGGAAGTGCACCGTTTGATCGCACAACAGGAACTAGGCGAAACAGACGAGCGCCGGAAGGAGTCGTTGCGATTGTTTCGCGAATGGATTGCCACCCATCCGCACATACGCAGATGTCGCACGGACGCACTGTTTCTGTTGCGTTTTCTGCGTGCCCGGGCGTATAATTTGCAAGCGGCCCAGATTACTCTTGAACGCTATCTAACGATGCGTCAGCTGTTTCGAATATGGTATGAAAATCTGGATCCAGCCGATCGTTACATGCGTGAGTTGGTTGAGGATGTGCGGGGCTGCTTGCCGCTTGGGCTGGACAGTAAAGGCCGTATGGTGGCCTTGGTGAAAGTTCGCAGCTATGATGTGACACGTTTCAATTGCTACCATCTGGGCCGCCTGCAGCACCTGCTGTTGGAGGCGTTTTTTGACGACGTGGCAGTTCAGATTGCGGGTGGCGTCGCGATCGTGGACTGTGAAGGTGCTACCATGGGACACTTTGTATGCTTCAAACTTTCTGACATTAGAAATTTTATGGATTGTCTTGCTCATGCACTGCCGGTGCGCGTAAAAGAGGTGCACATTGTTCGTTTGCCCCGCATTGGCCAGGCCCTGGGGAATTTGGTGTTAAGCTTCGCGGCCGAAGAGCTACGCAAGCGTATTTTT TTCCACGCCACCAtggatgatgttttgaaacacGTAGACCAGGACCTGTTGCCGGTCGAGTACGGAGGCAAGGCGTGTTCGGAAGAAATCACTGATAGTTTGAAACAACGGTTATCAGGCAAACGTgacacgctgctgctgcttgatCGTATGGAGATCGATGTAGAACCGTACACACACCTTTGGCGCCAAACGGACGAAAGTGACGTAGAGTTCGGAATGGAGATTGATTGA
- the LOC128711960 gene encoding uncharacterized protein LOC128711960, which translates to MVVGKSDPLTMVQELPYNVPEELYNLTQLADVSIAAGKLSTDANRYSPSASNEAYCLSQGTTKLYSPIKYNILRHCDSSAQMLTSAIPLATADFTSSSYHTLRRTETAHAIIYEEVDKGYDTKQHPYPAGEPMDLHTLSSSDDTLMVAVPAKKKWTKKWEIIHGPLSPSGPFVNQLQQQPDEPVYVVRSLQVDQHAVTHVSPLVPSESVSVGDSDRSGLIYYAPTIKRVEDGDDRNYRKKGDSDLQLYTIIGCPELPQPVSCFGNGQHQATSVTHSFSGSSSSEESQDSALVEGYSHKVFDRKKSRKIRTISSRSSGSTTGVAPSVLDTDGASQEVMIVPLEESFESVPQSNSEIEELLDASNDIHDHGVKSSEETTTSRPEDVHVCPECNKRYSTSSNLARHRQTHRSLEDQKARRCPYCSKVYVSMPAYSMHVRTHDQGSKCPTCDKRFSRPWLLQGHIRTHTGEKPFKCNVCNKAFADKSNLRAHVQTHSNTKPYQCGRCGKAFALKSYLCKHEDSSCLKNDKPHKVRKPSGSSGRIRRKPSRGDHTEAIGTSAAPEERSSKAPGTSTVNSGTMGHQVIQTSDNRYNYPSNVPFKDVLRAKIREVVEDNCKRTARLRAATNATQTPNPTREPTPQSNRISVIRIAGSPGGYALDGTKTVASSSTEYPESYAVIA; encoded by the exons ATGGTAGTCGGCAAAAGCG ACCCACTCACGATGGTGCAGGAACTTCCGTACAACGTACCTGAAGAGCTTTACAATCTTACCCAGTTGGCCGACGTGTCGATAGCAGCGGGTAAGCTAAGCACAGACGCCAACCGTTACAGCCCATCGGCATCGAACGAAGCATACTGTCTGAGCCAAGGCACGACCAAGCTGTACAGTCCGATCAAATACAACATCCTACGTCACTGTGACTCATCCGCACAAATGCTTACGAGCGCAATACCGCTAGCTACTGCTGACTTTACGTCCTCCTCTTATCACACGCTGAGACGCACCGAAACAGCACATGCAATCATCTACGAAGAGGTAGATAAGGGCTACGACACAAAGCAACACCCCTACCCTGCTGGAGAACCGATGGATTTGCATACACTATCGTCTTCCGATGACACACTGATGGTCGCCGTGccggcaaaaaagaaatggaccaAAAAGTGGGAAATAATCCATGGTCCGCTAAGCCCGAGCGGTCCGTTCGTTAACCAGCTGCAGCAACAACCAGACGAACCCGTGTACGTGGTTCGCTCGTTGCAGGTAGATCAACATGCAGTCACACATGTGTCGCCGTTGGTACCGAGCGAATCCGTGTCTGTAGGTGATAGTGATCGCTCCGGTCTTATCTATTACGCACCGACGATAAAGCGTGTAGAAGATGGAGATGATAGGAATTATCGGAAGAAAGGAGATAGTGACTTGCAGCTGTACACTATAATAGGATGTCCTGAGCTTCCACAACCCGTCAGTTGCTTCGGCAACGGCCAACATCAGGCAACATCGGTTACACATTCTTTCAGTGGTTCATCATCGTCGGAGGAATCACAGGATTCTGCACTAGTAGAAGGCTATTCTCATAAGGTGTTTGATCGAAAAAAATCACGCAAGATTCGTACGATATCGTCTAGAAGTAGTGGCAGTACGACGGGTGTCGCGCCGAGTGTGCTTGACACTGACGGTGCGTCTCAAGAAGTGATGATCGTGCCGTTGGAGGAATCTTTCGAATCAGTACCCCAAAGCAACAGTGAAATTGAAGAACTGCTGGATGCTAGTAACGATATTCATGATCATGGTGTCAAAAGCAGTGAGGAGACCACCACCTCTCGTCCGGAGGATGTTCACGTATGTCCTGAGTGTAACAAACGCTACTCGACTTCATCTAATTTGGCAAGACATCGTCAAACTCATCG CTCCCTGGAGGATCAGAAAGCACGACGATGTCCGTACTGCTCCAAAGTGTACGTATCGATGCCGGCGTACTCGATGCACGTAAGAACACACGATCAAGGCAGCAAGTGTCCTACCTGTGACAAGCGCTTTTCCCGGCCATGGTTACTGCAGGGTCACATTCGCACCCATACGGGCGAGAAACCGTTTAAATGTAATGTATGCAACAAAGCATTCGCCGACAAATCGAATCTGCGCGCGCACGTACAAACACACTCTAACACCAAGCCTTATCAATGTGGACGGTGTGGTAAAGCGTTCGCCCTTAAATCATACCTCTGCAAGCACGAAGATTCTTCCTGTCTGAAGAATGATAAGCCACATAAAGTACGTAAGCCCAGTGGCAGTAGTGGTCGCATTCGACGTAAACCATCCAGAGGTGATCACACAGAAGCGATCGGTACATCTGCAGCACCAGAGGAAAGATCGAGTAAAGCACCGGGAACTAGCACTGTAAACTCTGGTACAATGGGGCACCAGGTAATACAAACGTCCGATAATCGATATAACTACCCCTCCAATGTGCCCTTTAAGGATGTGCTGCGAGCTAAGATCCGTGAAGTAGTTGAGGACAATTGCAAACGTACGGCTCGACTTCGGGCGGCAACCAATGCCACACAAACGCCTAATCCTACCCGTGAGCCCACGCCGCAGAGCAATCGCATTAGTGTGATACGCATTGCTGGTTCTCCGGGAGGATACGCACTGGATGGGACAAAGACGGTTGCAAGCAGCAGTACCGAGTACCCGGAAAGCTATGCCGTTATTGCGTAG